One Perca flavescens isolate YP-PL-M2 chromosome 9, PFLA_1.0, whole genome shotgun sequence genomic window carries:
- the tmem125a gene encoding transmembrane protein 125, translating into MPELDNFAPLRGHRGPDLSLNGPADPLRIQHSILEEQVELWWFRDPGKSLLCYCVAVLLIVGCGLGGVGLLSTTTSVSSEWRLGAGTALCLLALGVLLKQLLSSAVQDMNCVRSRQRINMLKSGGLSDVLVVLITGLSLLICGGVLLYLALANHMPKPGQALNDMYISGVVLLAGGGAAVVGVGIYSFSVVLLERTRHGRRLLDQVLNIFTVSGHMDRQARRETTSSLANLI; encoded by the coding sequence ATGCCTGAACTGGACAACTTTGCCCCCCTGAGGGGTCATAGAGGTCCCGATCTGAGCTTAAATGGTCCAGCAGACCCACTTCGGATTCAGCACAGCATCCTGGAAGAGCAGGTGGAGCTGTGGTGGTTCAGAGATCCTGGGAAGTCTCTGCTCTGCTACTGCGTGGCTGTTCTTCTAATCGTGGGCTGCGGGCTGGGCGGCGTCGGCCTTctctccaccaccaccagcgTCTCGAGCGAATGGCGGCTGGGCGCAGGCACGGCCCTCTGTCTGCTGGCCCTGGGGGTCCTGCTCAAACAACTGCTCAGCTCGGCTGTGCAGGACATGAATTGCGTTCGAAGTCGACAGCGCATCAACATGCTAAAAAGTGGTGGTTTGTCGGACGTCCTTGTGGTTTTGATTACAGGGCTGTCATTGTTGATTTGTGGAGGGGTTCTACTATACCTGGCCCTGGCTAACCACATGCCGAAGCCTGGCCAAGCCCTTAATGACATGTACATCTCTGGAGTGGTTTTGCTAGCTGGAGGGGGGGCTGCGGTGGTGGGTGTTGGGATATACTCCTTTTCGGTCGTCCTGCTTGAGAGGACAAGGCACGGACGACGGTTGCTGGACCAGGTTTTGAATATCTTCACTGTTTCTGGACACATGGACCGCCAGGCCCGCAGAGAGACTACCTCCAGTCTGGCTAATCTCATATGA